The sequence ATTCAACCGTTATGTAGCGAAGGATGGAGAAGAGAAGGCTCGCACCTACAGCGCAGTGCCTGGCCATAGCGAGCATCAGACAGGATTATCTATCGATGTCTCGGGCAGTACTGGCAAATGTGCCGCAGAAAGCTGCTTTGGCGGAACAAAGGAAGCCAAGTGGCTAGCCAAGCATGCTTCAGAATATGGATTTATCATTCGTTATCCAGAAGGTAAAGAGGCTATAACGGGATATATGTATGAACCATGGCATATTCGTTATGTCGGCAAGGATATTGCAACTTCAATAGCTAAGAGCAACAGTACGCTGGAAGAATATTTTGATGCAATACCAGTATCTAAATAAACCATACAGCCTAGTTAGGCAAGCAGTCCTGAGAAATTGACGGGGCTGCTTATTTTTGTCCACTCATCGTCTAGGAATGAGAGGCCCGTGATATAATATTGGGGATCTATATCCGGAAACGATCTTTCTTAATGGAGAGCTGTCCTAATGATAAAACTAAGTGTGCTTGACCAGTCGCCGGTATCGGAGGGAACCTCTCCCGCTGAGGCTTTAGCCCAGACAGCGATATTGGCGCGGGAAGCCGAACGGCTTGGATATCACCGCTTTTGGGTATCTGAGCATCATTCCGCTGTGGGTCTGGCGGGTTCAAGTCCAGAAATATTGATGGCTCACCTAGCTGCAGTAACCACAACGCTTCGCATCGGTTCAGGCGGTGTTCTGCTTCCGCACTACAGTGCTTATAAGGTAGCCGAGAATTTCCGCGTGCTGGAGGCGCTATATCCGGGCCGGATTGATCTGGGTGTCGGACGAGCACCGGGTGGAGCGGCTTTGGTGACTAGAGCTCTTCAGGAGCAGCATCAGCTCCGCAGCTCGGGCCACTACGAGCAGCAGGTTGAGGACCTGATCACCTATTTATACGACAAGGAGGATCCGGCTCACCGCTTTGCGGGGCTTACTGCTACTCCTGCGATTGCTACGGCACCGGAAATTTGGCTGCTCGGCTCCAGTAAAGACAGTGCTGCCCTTTCTGCTAAGCTGGGAACCGGCTTTGCCTTCGCCCAATTTATTAATGGCGCCGGTGGTAGTGAAGCCGTAAAGGCCTACCAGCACAGCTTCCAGCCTTCTTCAATCACGCAGAATTCTCGTTCATTGGTTGCTGTATTCGCAGTATGTGCCGAGACCTCAGAGCAAGCGGACCAACTGGCCTCCAGCATGGATCTTTCCCTTGTTTTGTTGGAGAAAGGACATGTCTCAACCGGTACTCCCTCTGTGGAGAAAGCGCGCAGCTATCCTTACACGCCTTATGATCTGTTCCGCATTCAAGATAATCGGAGGCGAATGGTTATTGGTTCGCCTGAGGATGTAAAGGCGCAGCTTGAAGCTCTAGCAGAGCAATATCAATGTGGAGAGATTATGATCGCGAGCATCATGCACAGCTTTGCCGACAAGCTGAAATCACTCCAGCTTATTGCAGAGGTCTGCGGCC comes from Paenibacillus sp. 19GGS1-52 and encodes:
- a CDS encoding LLM class flavin-dependent oxidoreductase, translating into MIKLSVLDQSPVSEGTSPAEALAQTAILAREAERLGYHRFWVSEHHSAVGLAGSSPEILMAHLAAVTTTLRIGSGGVLLPHYSAYKVAENFRVLEALYPGRIDLGVGRAPGGAALVTRALQEQHQLRSSGHYEQQVEDLITYLYDKEDPAHRFAGLTATPAIATAPEIWLLGSSKDSAALSAKLGTGFAFAQFINGAGGSEAVKAYQHSFQPSSITQNSRSLVAVFAVCAETSEQADQLASSMDLSLVLLEKGHVSTGTPSVEKARSYPYTPYDLFRIQDNRRRMVIGSPEDVKAQLEALAEQYQCGEIMIASIMHSFADKLKSLQLIAEVCGLQQRNTTSL